Below is a genomic region from Rhododendron vialii isolate Sample 1 chromosome 5a, ASM3025357v1.
CCTCCGCCTGTTCCGGTATATCCCCTTCCCCCTTCTCTCTAGACATAttatgtacatgtatatatgcaAGCAGTGGCCGACACGGAAATTTCACCAAGAAAGGGCCAAAATTATTTGGGGGTTTGAAGGGTCAAAACCCATGTCTCATAATCCTTCAGTTCCGAAAAACCCGTAAATTTTGTTTTGCATATCAAAATCGTTGtagaaaaagaatgtaattaTATGGGTCAGCTACCTGAATCCTATTTTTCATTGAGGCTCTGTGTACCTGTTCACTCAGATTTAGCTAGCCCAAATCCTTTCGTATCGCAGCATCTCGTTATGTACTGACTATGTTTTAACTTACTGGAATTCGTCTTCCAGAATTTTTAAACCTTAGTCCTGCTCTTTGTTCTGTGTAGTGTAGGTTTTGTTGTGCTGGGCTTGTTTGCCTTGGTTTTTCTTGAGGCTGTGATCAGGTGTTGCTTGTTTCTTTCCCATTGTTGTGTCCCCGTGTGGGGATGAGGggtgtttttgtttgatttgtttggTGTTGGCCTCTGGgctgtttttattttctcaatGAATTAATTTACCCTCAAAAAGAGTGATTATATGGCCCTTCCTGTGTCCGCCACTGCATGCACGTGATTGTTATGCTGTACTAATGGTGTTTGATGGGTAGATGAGGTAGGGGTAGATAACTGGAACGAGCTGGACGATGACTACGCTTTCTTGTACACAAACCCTGCGAATTCGAAGAAGGTACTAGTTAAGTGCCTGGCGATGAATGACAAGTTGCTTGTTGATGCTTTGAGTGAAGACAGCTCGGAACCTATTCATCTCGAAATCAAGTTAGGGTTTCCTCTATCTCGCAAGGCTTGCAATTTGATTGCATATTTCTTaggccttttttttctttgcatgTGTGTGCGCATATGTCTAAACTCTTAGGGGTTTGATTCTGTTTTTGCAGCATCGGGGATTATGTTACGGAGAATGGGGGCAGCAATTATGCTGCGCAGTACAAGAATTCTGAGCAGCTGGTGAAAATAATAGATAAAGAAATTTTGTCTAAAATCATTGGTACTCCAAAGGAGAGTCCATCAACTAAGCCTTCAAGGTGATTATTAGCTTTCAATTTTTCCCTTTGAATTAAGTTTACTTACTGTAATTGGGTTGGTTGACCAACTAGTAATGATAATAATCTCATGGTTGTACTTCGGTCAACACCCTCTGTTCCTTAATGGTGGTTCTTTTGGGAGTTTAACTTTTTAGAAAACATGACTACACTGGAGTTTAAATCGGACACCCCAATTTCCATCATTGGACCTATATTCTAACTACTCTGGGATACTTACAGTCGGAAGGATACTTAAAGCTACCTATTTTACACCTTACTTTAAAAAGGACCAACATGTTTGAACGTCCTAAAATGGAATAATAGACCAAGAAGGCAAGAATTAGGAACTGAGGTAGTAACTTCTAAGATTGTACAGGAGAAACTTCTGGTAGTTTGGTGTTGGACTTAATTCGATTATTCAAATTGTTGGCTTTTGTGGGCCGACACCTAAGGAACATCGACACGCCCTACAGGCTGACGTATTGGTGTTCCCAACTTTTGGCAATTGGACACGACCCGGATACGCCATTGACCGTATCTCATTACTTTATTGTTAAGAAGATGATGATTTAATTTATCCAAAATATATCAAACCGCATATATAATCATTGATTTACTTATTCTCCTCATCCTGAACGAGTCTGTGTCctaatttttgggaaaaaatgcCATGTCCAtgccgtgtcgtgtcgtgtcagtAAGACtgtatccatgcttcttaggcTGCAACATGGGTCAATAATATTCTGACAGGTTTTTACACCGATGAGAGTTTCGTTTATGGTTATTTCTAAGCTTTAAGTTTTTTAACTCATGTTCTCATTTTCCTGATTGAATTTGTTAATACGGTGTCATACTGTGTGTCTTTTTGCAGTTCTAGAACAAGGGATACGGAAGACACTGAACCTGAGATTCAGAGGCCTCAACCCTCTCCTGGGTACTCTTAAACTACAGGAATTTTTTGTGGTTGACGCATTACGTTGATTTTTATTTCGACATTATTGGTGGTTGCATGCATCAGTTATGTTTTTCGTTCATAGATCATTGCTGGCTTGAGTTTGGATCTTGGTGGTTGAGTATTTTAAGATGCTAAGCGACAATCTATGATTATGATACCccatctgtgtgtgtgtgtgtgtgtgtgtgtgtgacttgTGAGATGCTATAATGCTGCCCATTCTGTGGCGTCAGCAAAATCCAAAGGCTGAAGTATTTGTGGTTGGATTTTTGTGAGGATCAAACAATTTAATCGTCTGATAAATAGTGATTGGAGTGACTTTTCAATTGGAGAATGggctcaaatttttttcttagttCTTATTCCTCCCATTTATGATGCCCACTGTGAAACTTGTAGTTTCCATTTGTCTATGATGTTAGTTGGGCAGGAAAGCTTGGACCTGATGAACTGAGCTCTAGGTGCCCAAGATACCTAACCTTCTGGGTGTAGCCCAAGTTAGATAATGGGATATGAGTTAGGGGACCTAAATAGTTGTACAGGAAATACGCGTGTTAACGGATGGCATGACTCATTTGTTGCTTTGCTTGAGCCTAGTTAGCCAAGCTATTCTCTTGAATTGAGTAAACTATCTAACTTGTTTGTTGAAGTTTCCCAATGTTCTCTAGCCTGAATTACCTTCTGAGTTTTTTCTTGATAGAACTTGGATATTATTCTGCCAGTGAATCAGATGTTTGTTCTTGAAGATCACTTCTGTAGTAGTGTCTTATCTAATTTCATGATATTTGGTGCTACTTGTCAAAATAAGAGGCTTATAATACTTTATTGGTTGTCCAACATGAAGATTTGATTATCCGCCGGTGAATCCTGGTGGTTTCAGTGATCTCTTTCCTGGGCCTGGTGCTGGAATGTACCCTAACAGGTATTGCTTGCCCTGATTATTTTATTGTCTTTTACTTTGTCACATGCTTTTTCTTGGTGAGTGCTCCTTTTTATTGAGTAGTTTGAAGTTAAGTGCTGATTATATTTCTTCAACTGTTTTTCAGAGGTGATTTTGGCATTGGTAGTGGGGGCATGTTTGTAGGTTTGTCGAATTGACCTTATTTTTTCAACTAGTTCAGGAATTGATACAGTGGACTATTAGGCCTAACATCTGGGTATCATTTGAACACAGGACCTGACCATCCTCTATTTCGTGGGAGTGGGAGAGGGATAGATCCTGCTTTGCCTGGAGGATTACCGTGAGTTGTTCAATAACCGCTCCCTCTCTGACCCCTTTTTTCTCTCGTCTATTTGATCAAGTGAATTTTAGTACTAATATTGGAACTTTTCTGCAATTGATATTTATTAATTGAAGCAGGGGTATTCCACCAGGTGCGCGATTCGATCCTTATGGCCCTCCAGGCGTTCCTGGTTTTGAGCCTGGTCGATTTGTCAGGTACTTGGATGCATATGACACCTTTTATTTCGTCATGATTGTCTAAACTGGGAGAATAAGTGGGGGAAATCAAATTTGACTGTGTGTatgtacattattatattagttaTTTGTTGTGACTGCATCTCTCCCATTTTTGTCCATATAGAATACGTACTCCGTAGTTATTAGTGCACGCCTCCCATTTGTTAGGTGTCTAAGTTAGAACTTCCAAACTAGAATACAGAAAATGAGACaatcaaaaatttgaaaacaagaCCCCTGAAATGGGACAAAACCATTGCTGTGGCAGAATGGGTCAACATCAAGTTTAGTAAAATTAATGGTTCTTAAACAGCTTTCCTCAAAATGCCTACTGTTGAACTGTAATTGGGTTCAGGAATTGCCGTGGCTCCCCAACGATTTGATTTCCAAAAATTGCTGTTATCACTAAATCTATTCTACTATAATTGAGACTGTGAACGATAGGCGGAGTGGAACCATCATTTTGATTTTTAGGGGCTTTAAGATGCATTAACATTTTCCACCTCGTAAGTTGGCATTTGGATCCAGTGGGCGTCCTCTGACTCAAATAGGTATATCTTTGATGTCCACCAAACTTGGGTATGTTACTTTACACTTGTGTTCCTACTTCCTAGATTAAGTTGATCTACGTTGCCACTTGATCGGGTGGGTGTATGATTGGTAATTTGGTATGCGTGTAGGCATCGGAACGCTCTTAACCTTTAACTGTAAAGTGTAAACTGTAGGGATATGCATCCAAAAACTGAGTATGGGTACATAAACACCATGGTCATAAGGATAATTAAATGT
It encodes:
- the LOC131327017 gene encoding probable proteasome inhibitor isoform X2, whose amino-acid sequence is MVDDKSVLAVIRAARPSFRNKADKVAFAVHAPFVAAGFVLHAAGPPAAADDALSSACSDEVGVDNWNELDDDYAFLYTNPANSKKVLVKCLAMNDKLLVDALSEDSSEPIHLEINIGDYVTENGGSNYAAQYKNSEQLVKIIDKEILSKIIGTPKESPSTKPSSSRTRDTEDTEPEIQRPQPSPGFDYPPVNPGGFSDLFPGPGAGMYPNRGDFGIGSGGMFVGPDHPLFRGSGRGIDPALPGGLPGIPPGARFDPYGPPGVPGFEPGRFVRDPRRSGPNHPDLEPFRDDYI
- the LOC131327017 gene encoding probable proteasome inhibitor isoform X1; translated protein: MVDDKSVLAVIRAARPSFRNKADKVAFAVHAPFVAAGFVLHAAGPPAAADDALSSACSDEVGVDNWNELDDDYAFLYTNPANSKKVLVKCLAMNDKLLVDALSEDSSEPIHLEINIGDYVTENGGSNYAAQYKNSEQLVKIIDKEILSKIIGTPKESPSTKPSSSRTRDTEDTEPEIQRPQPSPGFDYPPVNPGGFSDLFPGPGAGMYPNRGDFGIGSGGMFVGPDHPLFRGSGRGIDPALPGGLPRGIPPGARFDPYGPPGVPGFEPGRFVRDPRRSGPNHPDLEPFRDDYI